A window of Diabrotica virgifera virgifera chromosome 9, PGI_DIABVI_V3a contains these coding sequences:
- the LOC126890964 gene encoding uncharacterized protein LOC126890964, which produces MDKLLKPDRLDIDSNSTNATQLWTHWKRTFQNFLEAANVSEDKDKLNLLVNYVNPVVYEAIGECTTYTDATATLEKLYIKQKSEIFARHTLSTRKQQVGESIDQYLLILKHLSKDCNFQAVSADRNKDDYIRDSFIRGLSASNIRQRLLESATLTLDQAYNSARALEMAQQQSDSYIMSNSIVNSITTDNTLQNTAHETDQNNSTSAATFSKCWFCGKSRHTRDRCPAKNHQCSCVY; this is translated from the exons ATGGATAAACTACTCAAGCCTGATCGACTAGACATCGATTCCAATTCAACAAATGCAACACAACTCTGGACACACTGGAAGAGAACCTTTCAAAACTTTCTAGAAGCAGCTAATGTTTCTGAAGACAAAGATAAACTGAATTTATTGGTGAATTATGTAAATCCTGTAGTATATGAAGCTATAGGTGAATGTACCACCTACACTGATGCAACTGCTACCTTAGAAAAACTATACATAAAACAAAAGAGTGAAATATTTGCCCGGCACACATTATCTACACGAAAGCAACAAGTGGGTGAGTCCATTGATCAATATTTACTAATCTTAAAACACTTAAGTAAGGATTGCAATTTTCAAGCAGTGTCTGCTGATAGAAATAAAGACGATTACATCAGGGACTCTTTTATTCGAGGTTTAAGTGCTTCAAATATTAGGCAAAGACTACTTGAAAGCGCCACTTTAACATTAGATCAAGCATATAATTCAGCCAGAGCTTTAGAAATGGCCCAACAACAATCAGATTCATATATTATGTCAAATTCTATTGTAAATTCTATTACTACTGATAACACCCTTCAGAATACTGCACACGAAACTGATCAAAACAACTCGACTAGCGCAGCTACCTTTTCAAAATGCTGGTTTTGTGGAAAAAGTCGCCATACTAGAGATAGATGTCCTGCTAAAAATCACCAATGCTCTTGTG TTTATTAA